The Tenrec ecaudatus isolate mTenEca1 chromosome 4, mTenEca1.hap1, whole genome shotgun sequence region ccttagaaatgaggacagTGAGAGCGCCTTTTCTGTAGTTTGGAGGCACCAGCCACCGGAGCAGGATCGTATGCCTGGTAAATCGAGGGTTAACAATAGAGGTAAGATTTTCAGCAAGGTATATTCGCATGGTGGCTGCAATGATGCTTCTGAATCTAGCAAGTCTCATGTGGATGAGGACATGCTGGGCAGAGGGTTGTATTCTGGTAGGAGAGCAGCTAtgcattggaactgactcagtggtaccaaacagcagcaacaatcgtgtatttattatttttacattttattgttaGGTATTAGATATTTAATATAATTCCTAATAAATTCAGTAAAATACATCTACACACTATATGTTGATAAGCAATAAAGTATGCGAAAtaggaggaggcttcaaaaagcttgtgaaaaaaatccattatctcttcattttttttctacaaAGTTTTTGAAGCCACCATTTTCACATACATATTATCACAACACACATTTAGAAATCATTGCTATAGAGtttgaaattaaaaatacaatttaattgttaatTGTTTAAATAATTCAACAATCATGCATTTTGAAGTAATCCTACTGTGAAGTAACATGTTTGTCTTCCTTGTAGTTTAATTTGTGTATaagtctattttattattttctattttgttatGTTGATCAACTTGTCCTTCTTTATTTCAATGGCATACTGTTCACAATACTGAAGTTACATGACAGAGGTCCGTATATAATCAGAAAATCCATGACTCTTTTTGGTAGCTATTCATTagtcttaacttttatataataaTCAGCTTACATGAAAAAATCTCGCTAGATTTTTATTAAAATTCTGTTGGCTCCTTGGATAAATTTGAGAGGTTTTCCCCTTGTAATATGGAAACAATTCCTCAGTGGATTTAGTATGCTTTCTTCATTTTTAACATCTTTTAATGGTTTTCTGGAAAAATGTTAATTTCCACATAAAgtagtatattttaaaaattcattaatcTCTTTATAACTAATAAGTTTTGTTACTCTTAAACCTGGTgtctatttaaaatcatttttgcaaCAGCTTAATGGAAATAAAATACAATTTTGTATATTGGTCCTATAGTTATTTTATTTGTAAACATTTGCTTCCATTTTATAGTTATATTTAAAGTTTTGTAGGTAATGAAAGTTGTTTGCTGGTACTATTCCTTTATTTCACGTGCAGAAGAGATGACTGAACTATCATGTCTTGagtcagggacaccttagtctcaaagtaacacccttgcatgTAAACACTTTTGGGAGGCCTTGGGCGGCAGGTTTGCCCAGGATAGTGCATCATGTTAGCTTCTGGCTGCTCCTTCCACAAGCACACTGAGTAGGATCCAGGcaagagaaaaacctcaaccaCTCCTAGTGCAGTTCAAGTCCTTGGGTCAAAGGTTCCGCATGAACACAGCTCAATGAGACCACGGAAGAATCGGCACATCTGTCTTATGGGGCTGGTGAGGGATATTAGAGACACCATGGACTGCAGAAAGAGCAAaggtgtcttagaagaagtacaaccaaaatgctcctaaGAGGCATGGATGACAAGTCGACATTTAACACACTTGGGCACGtcttgcttggtgaagtagaagggcagcagaaagagaaagacccttcACAGTGGTTggatcagtggctgcaacaatgagctcaaataaaGAGCCGTGGTGAGGATGACACTGTTCTGAGTGGcgttccttctgctgtacacagggtcgtAATCAGTAAGAACTGACACAATGGCCAGTAACCACAATGAGACTGGATGAAGAAGCGTGCGTGCCTCCGCACAATCAAGCTAATGGAAAGGTGGCCAAACTGGGGTGTAGAAATGAACAGCAACATTTTCAACTAGATGATATTGGTGTAAAacactcacagtggttattttatattattatcatCCCAGTAGCCAATAAAACAACACATGTATAAATATCATTATCACAgagaaataaaattttgtctGATATTGGGTTCCAGGCAATGAATTGAACTTGGTGAGAAACTTTCATATGTTGAATTAGAACATCACAGAGTGGGAAATACATATTGAAAATCTTCCTCCAGGTACGTGTTTTAAAGTTGGATAAAATCGCTTAAATCTCTGGGATCCAGTTTTCTAGGCTTTAGCAGGAAGAACTTTATCCAGGTAATCTTCAAATTTTTGTATCATTTTTATGTCTACTTTTATACATAAAAGtttatctccctgccatcgagtcatttccaacccatgcctaccctacaggacagggtagaactgcccctatggatgcTTTGAGgcagtagaaagacccatctttctcctgtaacgTGGATGGTGGTTTCCCAGTGCTGACCtccaagttagcagcccagtaggcACCCAacatgccatcagggttcctataAAAGTATATAGAAAGGGATTGGAATTTCTAAATTCCTGTAATGATTTATTGTTTGGTAAATCAGTATTGTAGAGATTGCTATATATTCCATAATATAGAATCTCTCTATAAATGTGCCATCAGTTTCCAAGGTGATTGCAGTAGAGTTACAAAATGCAAATCGAATAATAACTATTTTATGAACTATGATTATAAGTTGCTATATCTATACCAATCTAGTTACAGAAATGTCACAAAGATAAAATAGCAAAGGCCCATTGAATCTTTCTATCACAGTAGCGTATTTAACCGCAGTTTAACTAATGAAAGCATACTTTCATATCACTCCCTAGATAATAAAGCCAAGGCCTCACTTATGAGACAAAGATATGTCCCGAAGAAACTACACTGAAGTGACAGAATTTATCCTTTTGGGTCTAACACAGCGCCCAGAGCTGCGAGTTACCTTCTTTGTGCTGTTCCTTATATTCTACATCATCACTGTGATCGGAAACCTGGGCATGATTGTTTTGATCAGAATTGATTCTCGACTTCACACTCCCATGTACTTTTTCCTCTCAAGTTTGTCTGTGTTAGACCTGTGTTTCTCCACCAATGTTACACCCAAAATGCTAGAGAATTTCTTATCGGAGAAGAAGACTATCTCGTATGCTGGGTGTTTGGTGCAGTGCTACATTGTCATTGCTGTGGTCCTTACAGAGCACTGTCTGCTGGCTGTCATGGCATATGACCGCTACATGGCCATCTGCAACCCACTGCTCTATAGTAGCAAGATGTCCAAGAGTGTCTGTGTCCGCCTGATCATTATCCCCTATGTCTATGGCTTCCTCCTAAGCGTAATGGAAACCCTGAGGACCTATAGCCTCTCCTTCTGCGGCGCTAATGAAATTAACCATTTCTACTGTGCTGATCCCCCTCTTATCAAGCTGGCATGCTCTGACACTTACAGCAAAGAGCTGTCCATGTACATCGTAGGGGGCTACAGCAATGTCCAATCCCTTCTGATCACCTTCACATCTTACATGTTTATCCTTGCTGCTATTGTCAGAAGCCGTTCTGCAGAGAGTAGAAAAAAGGCCTTTTCTACATGTGGCTCCCACCTCACAGTGGTCATAATCTTCTATGGGACCCTCTTCTGTATGCACATGAGACGTCCCACCGAGGAATCTGTGGAGCAGGGTAAAATGATAGCTGTGTTTTATACCACGGTGATACCCATGCTGAACCCCatgatctacagcctcagaaacaaagATGTGAAAGAGGCTTTCAGAAAAGCAATAGGGAAGCAAGCaccagggaaataaaaggagaaacTACAATTTAAAAAACCATGAATCATTTTGTTTTGACATTGCTGGGTGAAATCTTACATGTTAGATTAGTTTgcagaataaaaatataaatatcttgTCGAGCAGATGCCTGGGTGGAGATTTTCAGAAGAGTGTTTGAAATGAGAAGATTGGACAGTCAGAATGAAAGGGCTAATTGGCATTCCAAGTTGTATTATTTAGTTTCAATACTCACaaaaaatacaacaacaacaaaaaacacacccACTGGGTTAAAGAAAgaggaattttgttttattatcCGATAAATAAAATTTGGAGATTGGCAACCTCTCGTTCTTTGCCGGAATGATTTGTCAAGGACTCTAGACACTTTACAGTCTGTTTTATTTGCAACACAGTGTAAGTTCGCAGAGTCACTTCATGACACAAAAATGGC contains the following coding sequences:
- the LOC142446385 gene encoding olfactory receptor 5M5-like, which codes for MSRRNYTEVTEFILLGLTQRPELRVTFFVLFLIFYIITVIGNLGMIVLIRIDSRLHTPMYFFLSSLSVLDLCFSTNVTPKMLENFLSEKKTISYAGCLVQCYIVIAVVLTEHCLLAVMAYDRYMAICNPLLYSSKMSKSVCVRLIIIPYVYGFLLSVMETLRTYSLSFCGANEINHFYCADPPLIKLACSDTYSKELSMYIVGGYSNVQSLLITFTSYMFILAAIVRSRSAESRKKAFSTCGSHLTVVIIFYGTLFCMHMRRPTEESVEQGKMIAVFYTTVIPMLNPMIYSLRNKDVKEAFRKAIGKQAPGK